DNA from Lentibacillus amyloliquefaciens:
TGATTCTTCTGCATCACTTGTCTCAATGCAAATTGTATTTAGATTTCCTGACCTTATAGTTGAACCAGCTGAATCAGAAATCATCAACTTTGATTCACCTATTTTCAGTATGGAAAACGCGACACGATCCTTTATTTCTTCAGATATCTGTTCTGGCTCTGGCATATCGCTGAATTTAGATAGTATAAGTTCTTCTGCATCCAATACACGTTTATAGAATTGAATAGCCTCTTTTGCATTTCCTGGCATAACTAAAAATGGTGTGAGTTGTTTAGTCAATCTTATTTCCTCCTAATATCCGCTAAAATTATATTAGACTTTATTCTAGAATCTGACCCTATTTTGGAACTCTTTAAGTCCAAGCGTATTAGCATAATTTTATCAAACTTTTTAGAAATTAATGAGGGAACAA
Protein-coding regions in this window:
- a CDS encoding VOC family protein, which encodes MTKQLTPFLVMPGNAKEAIQFYKRVLDAEELILSKFSDMPEPEQISEEIKDRVAFSILKIGESKLMISDSAGSTIRSGNLNTICIETSDAEESKRIYDGLKEDGNVNHALSETPFSPAFANLTDKFGVSFQILTKSTS